Proteins from a single region of Bombus huntii isolate Logan2020A chromosome 2, iyBomHunt1.1, whole genome shotgun sequence:
- the LOC126874566 gene encoding treacle protein-like isoform X1, whose amino-acid sequence MASYRSYGDTGAYRPRGNVGIAAGTFGRTTTSTGSGLPGCRNSYSSSIGSGSSRVHGKERVSGFGNAFLKKDKFEEKPTFKYSANKDADKNRLHPSRSSTEDVGAKSPLSSSRSSLFEKYSFPATKASERPASVLDRYNRATSREKSREPDGVSRYGSNTYPGSSLARTYGNESRIEKKERSDHPPVSYRGLRPNSGRSSREPSPEVNVGKSNSFRMYSRAPSYGRSSATSSASESSSAPISSRFGSTAGSRFLSSRSSNDRIPAAISYSGSDRFRTSGSKPMPANLKDEDTVKSNVERNATQEKRSTPVKSEELKVDNRLQDNETVTMVTRGTSPSLPASSSFVRSRRADIGIANQREVARVRKKTETKNQEVQSERLEDASRFSRFGGGGRISGTPWSTYLDKFSSNSSGSGVYARGFNGGTTNSRVNSFAFSRSNDASRNDSTSKLSPSSSQEIHGNRNQNEQSTKAFGGLGFAVTKTDSKASTGNDPSNSNQTEVKAHNGEVRPCSVGKIEVKTSRLANPSVLKRDNSPHQPGVVKSPDSRENTSKSEEQQSSRESSTSKSEDSSQRRPSIPRLGRIAMKNEGKVTKSSSSSSTKSDGLRERRSSTPKSDTSSLSKLDESSRIVEGHCQGQSKEVSASKSDSVSSTKDSFQSNSSQSRSTTPQSRSGSTKNLCRQMTRTDSSEGSAVNVPIGRSKSTSASSVTSQGAKIKATPPPSPGKSSASTVSSVNLRQGGSPDARGKPPVPKSDATSVSASKSIVPVKYVNKDFRKSTLNMENGDPSQSKYSRKKKNQRSMSVSSQDSQSEPNSEPNIHRPAAPSESSSSSVKSNRSRLRMPSSGTSSKSIGRKSESTSSLRPENSRSSSKSPSGKRSKQDGSSSSSGVSESNSSNSSSSEEEDDNKQTRPGSRRRKRRTSKSPFCEKKGKISAGSSRTSVLASSTDEMSLTMDKPPRPPSSPRSKSDRSGKTEEAKSFLMRALAPVTNLFKNKHQDSSESGKSGGWLDSNEESTDAKKSEQNGTIALSKSLSKSFSFTNSEKNDDKRHSSVRIRRNFSGEQPWWMDPNSDNVPEGVETGSVCNEDISQETTVSSTLPDDGKFKYKVWRQESEERAWWLDSNDSAASEDARKQSTTILRQESGEKAWWLDSNDNVPSEETQRQSSATVLKHDSGDRGRWLDGNDSVLSDDAKKLSRPTIWRQESGERAWWLDANDSVPSEESKKQSSMASPVSKRESSRSSTRSNERRNRLRHQQSGEQAWWMNDNPENVPEGVEVIPVATTPTQKNNSYNDEVDDSQTYNRSINKVRHIESGEKPWWMDSSSNVPDGVVKIPIETSNSTSDSSESFEKIDIGVNPEPEIYAKRNLSRFPIEFPPPPPDEPLGDRASPEGVENPPDPPDNYGGRDSPYDNVQTTPRRSSPRKRPSTLPLFIGQHTNIDDLLGDATTLCPSPVLSRIRKRERIGEDSAEESSECEEIDATQVIIHDSTPQTPVIQRRHRDNERPQPDGYIPGVLCSRDGIGRGLTARRRHCRLSGDRCPWRSVSRRPLARYSLQTDRSMEEREKLQGQNSGTFSSVTNLHRRSDKNKSAAFHGRSRCASLFLSFSLLFS is encoded by the exons ATGGCGTCCTACAGGAGCTAC GGTGACACTGGCGCCTACCGACCCAGAGGCAATGTTGGCATCGCCGCAGGTACATTTGGAAGAACGACCACGTCGACTGGGAGCGGTCTTCCGGGTTGCAGGAACAGCTACTCGTCGTCCATCGGTTCCGGTTCCAGCCGAGTGCACGGCAAGGAGAGGGTTTCTGGCTTCGGAAACGCGTTCCTAAAGAAAGACAAGTTCGAGGAGAAACCTACCTTTAAGTATTCCG CTAACAAGGACGCGGACAAAAACAGACTGCATCCCAGTAGGTCGTCGACGGAGGACGTAGGGGCGAAAAGTCCATTATCGAGCAGCAGATCCTCACTGTTCGAGAAGTACTCGTTTCCAGCTACTAAAGCTTCAGAGAGGCCCGCCTCCGTTTTGGACAGATATAACCGTGCCACTTCCCGCGAGAAGAGCAGAGAGCCAGACGGAGTATCGCGATACGGATCCAACACGTATCCCGGATCGAGCTTGGCTCGAACTTATGGAAACGAAAGTAGAAtcgagaagaaagagaggtCCGATCATCCGCCGGTTTCCTACCGTGGATTACGGCCGAACTCTGGGAGAAGTTCACGCGAACCTAGCCCGGAAGTCAACGTCGGAAAATCGAACTCCTTCAGAATGTATTCGAGAGCCCCATCCTACGGTCGATCCAGTGCCACTTCTA GTGCCTCCGAATCGAGCTCGGCGCCAATCTCCTCGAGATTCGGCTCGACAGCTGGTAGCAGGTTCCTTTCATCGAGAAGCAGCAACGACCGAATACCGGCAGCCATAAGCTACTCCGGATCGGACAGGTTCCGAACTTCAGGCAGTAAGCCTATGCCGGCAAATTTAAAGGACGAAGACACCGTTAAATCCAACGTGGAAAGGAACGCGACTCAAGAAAAACGTTCCACTCCTGTTAAATCGGAAGAATTAAAAGTCGACAACAGACTTCAGGACAATGAGACCGTTACAATGGTTACGAGAGGTACGTCGCCCAGTCTACCGGCTTCTTCGTCCTTTGTGAGGAGCAGAAGAGCCGACATAGGCATCGCGAATCAAAGGGAAGTCGCGCGAGTTCGAAAGAAAACGGAGACGAAGAATCAAGAAGTTCAGAGCGAAAGGCTCGAGGATGCTTCGAGATTTTCGCGATTTGGAGGCGGTGGACGAATCTCGGGGACTCCGTGGTCAACGTATTTGGACAAATTTTCCTCGAATTCGAGCGGAAGTGGCGTGTACGCCAGAGGATTTAACGGAGGCACGACCAACTCCAGAGTAAATAGCTTCGCGTTCTCGAGATCGAACGACGCTTCGAGAAACGACTCGACTTCAAAATTATCGCCTAGTTCTAGTCAAGAAATCCACGGCAATAGGAACCAAAATGAACAGAGTACTAAAGCGTTCGGCGGTTTAGGTTTCGCGGTCACGAAAACGGATTCGAAAGCGTCTACGGGTAACGATCCAAGCAATTCCAATCAGACGGAGGTTAAAGCGCACAATGGCGAGGTTCGTCCATGTAGCGTCGGCAAGATCGAAGTGAAAACCAGTCGTTTAGCGAATCCTTCGGTTTTAAAGAGAGACAACTCACCGCACCAGCCTGGTGTTGTCAAGTCGCCAGATTCCCGCGAAAATACTTCCAAGAGCGAAGAACAGCAAAGTAGTAGAGAAAGTTCGACGTCGAAGAGCGAGGATAGCAGCCAGAGAAGACCATCGATACCGAGATTAGGTCGTATCGCAATGAAGAACGAAGGCAAGGTTACGAAGTCATCATCGAGTTCGTCGACTAAGTCCGATGGATTGCGGGAAAGAAGGAGCTCGACACCTAAATCTGACACTAGCTCGTTATCGAAACTAGATGAATCTTCTAGGATAGTCGAGGGTCACTGCCAAGGACAGAGTAAAGAAGTCTCCGCGTCTAAAAGCGATAGTGTTTCTTCTACGAAAGATTCTTTCCAAAG CAATTCGTCCCAAAGCCGATCCACAACACCCCAGTCGCGAAGCGGCTCTACGAAAAATCTCTGCCGCCAAATGACACGGACCGATTCGTCGGAAGGATCCGCTGTAAATGTGCCAATTGGCAGATCGAAATCGACGTCAGCCAGTTCGGTGACGAGTCAGGGTGCAAAAATAAAGGCGACGCCGCCACCATCGCCAGGGAAATCTTCCGCATCGACTGTCTCTTCAGTGAATCTGAGGCAGGGCGGATCACCGGATGCTCGTGGCAAACCACCTGTACCGAAGAGCGATGCCACATCGGTGTCCGCATCTAAGAGCATCGTGCCAGTTAAGTACGTGAACAAGGATTTTCGAAAGTCGACGTTAAACATGGAGAATGGCGACCCGTCGCAATCAAAGTACAgcaggaagaagaagaatcaACGAAGCATGTCCGTCAGCTCTCAAGATTCGCAGTCCGAACCGAACTCCGAACCGAATATCCATCGTCCAGCTGCCCCCTCGGAATCGAGCTCGAGTTCCGTGAAATCGAATAGATCGAGGCTGAGAATGCCATCATCCGGTACGTCGTCGAAGAGCATCGGTAGGAAAAGCGAGTCGACTAGTTCGTTGAGGCCGGAAAATTCGAGGAGCAGCTCGAAATCTCCTTCCGGGAAGAGAAGCAAGCAAGACGGAAGCTCGAGTTCCAGCGGCGTTAGCGAGTCGAATTCTTCGAATTCGTCGAGCAGCGAGGAGGAAGACGATAATAAACAGACAAGACCAGGATCGAGACGTCGTAAAAGGAGAACGTCAAAATCTCCTTTCTGCGAGAAAAAAGGGAAGATAAGCGCAGGGTCGTCGAGGACGAGCGTTTTGGCGTCATCCACCGACGAAATGTCTTTGACGATGGACAAACCGCCCAGACCGCCGTCTAGTCCCAGATCGAAAAGCGATCGTTCAGGGAAAACGGAGGAGGCTAAATCATTCCTGATGAGGGCCCTCGCACCAGTGACGAATCTTTTCAAGAATAAGCATCAAGATTCCAGCGAGTCGGGTAAATCAGGTGGTTGGCTGGATTCCAACGAGGAGAGCACGGACGCGAAGAAGTCAGAGCAAAACGGTACGATCGCTTTATCGAAGAGTCTATCGAAGAGCTTCAGTTTCACGAACTCGGAGAAGAACGACGACAAGAGACATTCTAGCGTGAGGATCAGGCGGAATTTTTCCGGGGAGCAACCGTGGTGGATGGATCCGAACTCCGACAATGTTCCTGAAGGCGTCGAAACGGGAAGCGTGTGCAACGAAGATATCAGTCAAGAAACGACCGTCAGTAGTACCTTACCTGACGATG GCAAATTTAAATACAAAGTGTGGAGACAAGAATCAGAGGAACGAGCTTGGTGGTTAGATTCAAACGACAGCGCGGCCTCGGAAGATGCGAGGAAACAGTCGACAACGATTTTAAGACAAGAATCAGGAGAGAAGGCTTGGTGGCTAGATTCCAATGATAACGTCCCGTCGGAAGAAACGCAGAGACAATCTTCCGCAACAGTTTTAAAGCACGATTCGGGAGATAGGGGTCGTTGGTTAGACGGAAATGACAGCGTCCTTTCGGATGATGCCAAAAAACTGTCGCGACCGACGATATGGAGACAAGAATCGGGGGAAAGAGCTTGGTGGTTGGATGCAAACGATAGTGTTCCGTCGGAGGAATCGAAGAAGCAATCGTCTATGGCGTCTCCTGTTTCGAAACGAGAGTCGAGTCGTTCCAGTACTCGGTCCAACGAACGAAGAAATCGACTCAGGCACCAGCAATCCGGCGAACAAGCATGGTGGATGAACGACAATCCTGAGAACGTACCTGAAGGAGTCGAAGTCATTCCTGTCGCTACAACGCCTACGCAAAAAAATAATAGCTACAATGATGAAGTGGACGACAGTCAAACGTACAACAGAAGTATAAATAAAGTCAGGCATATCGAGTCTGGTGAGAAGCCATGGTGGATGGATAGCTCGTCAAACGTTCCTGACGGTGTCGTTAAGATTCCTATAGAAACGTCGAACAGCACCTCCGATTCCTCCGAATcgttcgagaaaatcgatatTGGCGTTAACCCTGAACCTGAGATATACGCGAAGAGAAACCTTTCTAGATTCCCTATCGAGtttccgccaccgccgcccGATGAGCCGCTTGGGGATCGCGCCAGTCCTGAAGGG GTGGAGAATCCTCCAGATCCGCCTGACAACTATGGCGGACGCGATTCGCCTTACGACAATGTTCAGACGACACCCCGAAGATCGTCGCCAAGGAAACGACCTTCCACGTTACCATTGTTCATCGGCCAGCACACCAACATCGACGATTTATTGGGCGACGCGACCACCTTGTGTCCAAGCCCTGTCTTGTCTCGAATTCGTAAACGCGAACGCATCGGCGAGG ATTCGGCAGAAGAGAGTTCAGAATGCGAAGAGATAGACGCCACCCAAGTGATCATCCACGACAGCACTCCGCAGACACCGGTGATACAACGACGACATCG GGACAACGAGAGACCTCAACCCG
- the LOC126874566 gene encoding treacle protein-like isoform X2, whose protein sequence is MASYRSYGDTGAYRPRGNVGIAAGTFGRTTTSTGSGLPGCRNSYSSSIGSGSSRVHGKERVSGFGNAFLKKDKFEEKPTFKYSANKDADKNRLHPSRSSTEDVGAKSPLSSSRSSLFEKYSFPATKASERPASVLDRYNRATSREKSREPDGVSRYGSNTYPGSSLARTYGNESRIEKKERSDHPPVSYRGLRPNSGRSSREPSPEVNVGKSNSFRMYSRAPSYGRSSATSSASESSSAPISSRFGSTAGSRFLSSRSSNDRIPAAISYSGSDRFRTSGSKPMPANLKDEDTVKSNVERNATQEKRSTPVKSEELKVDNRLQDNETVTMVTRGTSPSLPASSSFVRSRRADIGIANQREVARVRKKTETKNQEVQSERLEDASRFSRFGGGGRISGTPWSTYLDKFSSNSSGSGVYARGFNGGTTNSRVNSFAFSRSNDASRNDSTSKLSPSSSQEIHGNRNQNEQSTKAFGGLGFAVTKTDSKASTGNDPSNSNQTEVKAHNGEVRPCSVGKIEVKTSRLANPSVLKRDNSPHQPGVVKSPDSRENTSKSEEQQSSRESSTSKSEDSSQRRPSIPRLGRIAMKNEGKVTKSSSSSSTKSDGLRERRSSTPKSDTSSLSKLDESSRIVEGHCQGQSKEVSASKSDSVSSTKDSFQSNSSQSRSTTPQSRSGSTKNLCRQMTRTDSSEGSAVNVPIGRSKSTSASSVTSQGAKIKATPPPSPGKSSASTVSSVNLRQGGSPDARGKPPVPKSDATSVSASKSIVPVKYVNKDFRKSTLNMENGDPSQSKYSRKKKNQRSMSVSSQDSQSEPNSEPNIHRPAAPSESSSSSVKSNRSRLRMPSSGTSSKSIGRKSESTSSLRPENSRSSSKSPSGKRSKQDGSSSSSGVSESNSSNSSSSEEEDDNKQTRPGSRRRKRRTSKSPFCEKKGKISAGSSRTSVLASSTDEMSLTMDKPPRPPSSPRSKSDRSGKTEEAKSFLMRALAPVTNLFKNKHQDSSESGKSGGWLDSNEESTDAKKSEQNGTIALSKSLSKSFSFTNSEKNDDKRHSSVRIRRNFSGEQPWWMDPNSDNVPEGVETGSVCNEDISQETTVSSTLPDDGKFKYKVWRQESEERAWWLDSNDSAASEDARKQSTTILRQESGEKAWWLDSNDNVPSEETQRQSSATVLKHDSGDRGRWLDGNDSVLSDDAKKLSRPTIWRQESGERAWWLDANDSVPSEESKKQSSMASPVSKRESSRSSTRSNERRNRLRHQQSGEQAWWMNDNPENVPEGVEVIPVATTPTQKNNSYNDEVDDSQTYNRSINKVRHIESGEKPWWMDSSSNVPDGVVKIPIETSNSTSDSSESFEKIDIGVNPEPEIYAKRNLSRFPIEFPPPPPDEPLGDRASPEGVENPPDPPDNYGGRDSPYDNVQTTPRRSSPRKRPSTLPLFIGQHTNIDDLLGDATTLCPSPVLSRIRKRERIGEDSAEESSECEEIDATQVIIHDSTPQTPVIQRRHRDNERPQPDGYIPGVLCSRDGIGRGLTARRRHCRLSGDRCPWRSVSRRPLAR, encoded by the exons ATGGCGTCCTACAGGAGCTAC GGTGACACTGGCGCCTACCGACCCAGAGGCAATGTTGGCATCGCCGCAGGTACATTTGGAAGAACGACCACGTCGACTGGGAGCGGTCTTCCGGGTTGCAGGAACAGCTACTCGTCGTCCATCGGTTCCGGTTCCAGCCGAGTGCACGGCAAGGAGAGGGTTTCTGGCTTCGGAAACGCGTTCCTAAAGAAAGACAAGTTCGAGGAGAAACCTACCTTTAAGTATTCCG CTAACAAGGACGCGGACAAAAACAGACTGCATCCCAGTAGGTCGTCGACGGAGGACGTAGGGGCGAAAAGTCCATTATCGAGCAGCAGATCCTCACTGTTCGAGAAGTACTCGTTTCCAGCTACTAAAGCTTCAGAGAGGCCCGCCTCCGTTTTGGACAGATATAACCGTGCCACTTCCCGCGAGAAGAGCAGAGAGCCAGACGGAGTATCGCGATACGGATCCAACACGTATCCCGGATCGAGCTTGGCTCGAACTTATGGAAACGAAAGTAGAAtcgagaagaaagagaggtCCGATCATCCGCCGGTTTCCTACCGTGGATTACGGCCGAACTCTGGGAGAAGTTCACGCGAACCTAGCCCGGAAGTCAACGTCGGAAAATCGAACTCCTTCAGAATGTATTCGAGAGCCCCATCCTACGGTCGATCCAGTGCCACTTCTA GTGCCTCCGAATCGAGCTCGGCGCCAATCTCCTCGAGATTCGGCTCGACAGCTGGTAGCAGGTTCCTTTCATCGAGAAGCAGCAACGACCGAATACCGGCAGCCATAAGCTACTCCGGATCGGACAGGTTCCGAACTTCAGGCAGTAAGCCTATGCCGGCAAATTTAAAGGACGAAGACACCGTTAAATCCAACGTGGAAAGGAACGCGACTCAAGAAAAACGTTCCACTCCTGTTAAATCGGAAGAATTAAAAGTCGACAACAGACTTCAGGACAATGAGACCGTTACAATGGTTACGAGAGGTACGTCGCCCAGTCTACCGGCTTCTTCGTCCTTTGTGAGGAGCAGAAGAGCCGACATAGGCATCGCGAATCAAAGGGAAGTCGCGCGAGTTCGAAAGAAAACGGAGACGAAGAATCAAGAAGTTCAGAGCGAAAGGCTCGAGGATGCTTCGAGATTTTCGCGATTTGGAGGCGGTGGACGAATCTCGGGGACTCCGTGGTCAACGTATTTGGACAAATTTTCCTCGAATTCGAGCGGAAGTGGCGTGTACGCCAGAGGATTTAACGGAGGCACGACCAACTCCAGAGTAAATAGCTTCGCGTTCTCGAGATCGAACGACGCTTCGAGAAACGACTCGACTTCAAAATTATCGCCTAGTTCTAGTCAAGAAATCCACGGCAATAGGAACCAAAATGAACAGAGTACTAAAGCGTTCGGCGGTTTAGGTTTCGCGGTCACGAAAACGGATTCGAAAGCGTCTACGGGTAACGATCCAAGCAATTCCAATCAGACGGAGGTTAAAGCGCACAATGGCGAGGTTCGTCCATGTAGCGTCGGCAAGATCGAAGTGAAAACCAGTCGTTTAGCGAATCCTTCGGTTTTAAAGAGAGACAACTCACCGCACCAGCCTGGTGTTGTCAAGTCGCCAGATTCCCGCGAAAATACTTCCAAGAGCGAAGAACAGCAAAGTAGTAGAGAAAGTTCGACGTCGAAGAGCGAGGATAGCAGCCAGAGAAGACCATCGATACCGAGATTAGGTCGTATCGCAATGAAGAACGAAGGCAAGGTTACGAAGTCATCATCGAGTTCGTCGACTAAGTCCGATGGATTGCGGGAAAGAAGGAGCTCGACACCTAAATCTGACACTAGCTCGTTATCGAAACTAGATGAATCTTCTAGGATAGTCGAGGGTCACTGCCAAGGACAGAGTAAAGAAGTCTCCGCGTCTAAAAGCGATAGTGTTTCTTCTACGAAAGATTCTTTCCAAAG CAATTCGTCCCAAAGCCGATCCACAACACCCCAGTCGCGAAGCGGCTCTACGAAAAATCTCTGCCGCCAAATGACACGGACCGATTCGTCGGAAGGATCCGCTGTAAATGTGCCAATTGGCAGATCGAAATCGACGTCAGCCAGTTCGGTGACGAGTCAGGGTGCAAAAATAAAGGCGACGCCGCCACCATCGCCAGGGAAATCTTCCGCATCGACTGTCTCTTCAGTGAATCTGAGGCAGGGCGGATCACCGGATGCTCGTGGCAAACCACCTGTACCGAAGAGCGATGCCACATCGGTGTCCGCATCTAAGAGCATCGTGCCAGTTAAGTACGTGAACAAGGATTTTCGAAAGTCGACGTTAAACATGGAGAATGGCGACCCGTCGCAATCAAAGTACAgcaggaagaagaagaatcaACGAAGCATGTCCGTCAGCTCTCAAGATTCGCAGTCCGAACCGAACTCCGAACCGAATATCCATCGTCCAGCTGCCCCCTCGGAATCGAGCTCGAGTTCCGTGAAATCGAATAGATCGAGGCTGAGAATGCCATCATCCGGTACGTCGTCGAAGAGCATCGGTAGGAAAAGCGAGTCGACTAGTTCGTTGAGGCCGGAAAATTCGAGGAGCAGCTCGAAATCTCCTTCCGGGAAGAGAAGCAAGCAAGACGGAAGCTCGAGTTCCAGCGGCGTTAGCGAGTCGAATTCTTCGAATTCGTCGAGCAGCGAGGAGGAAGACGATAATAAACAGACAAGACCAGGATCGAGACGTCGTAAAAGGAGAACGTCAAAATCTCCTTTCTGCGAGAAAAAAGGGAAGATAAGCGCAGGGTCGTCGAGGACGAGCGTTTTGGCGTCATCCACCGACGAAATGTCTTTGACGATGGACAAACCGCCCAGACCGCCGTCTAGTCCCAGATCGAAAAGCGATCGTTCAGGGAAAACGGAGGAGGCTAAATCATTCCTGATGAGGGCCCTCGCACCAGTGACGAATCTTTTCAAGAATAAGCATCAAGATTCCAGCGAGTCGGGTAAATCAGGTGGTTGGCTGGATTCCAACGAGGAGAGCACGGACGCGAAGAAGTCAGAGCAAAACGGTACGATCGCTTTATCGAAGAGTCTATCGAAGAGCTTCAGTTTCACGAACTCGGAGAAGAACGACGACAAGAGACATTCTAGCGTGAGGATCAGGCGGAATTTTTCCGGGGAGCAACCGTGGTGGATGGATCCGAACTCCGACAATGTTCCTGAAGGCGTCGAAACGGGAAGCGTGTGCAACGAAGATATCAGTCAAGAAACGACCGTCAGTAGTACCTTACCTGACGATG GCAAATTTAAATACAAAGTGTGGAGACAAGAATCAGAGGAACGAGCTTGGTGGTTAGATTCAAACGACAGCGCGGCCTCGGAAGATGCGAGGAAACAGTCGACAACGATTTTAAGACAAGAATCAGGAGAGAAGGCTTGGTGGCTAGATTCCAATGATAACGTCCCGTCGGAAGAAACGCAGAGACAATCTTCCGCAACAGTTTTAAAGCACGATTCGGGAGATAGGGGTCGTTGGTTAGACGGAAATGACAGCGTCCTTTCGGATGATGCCAAAAAACTGTCGCGACCGACGATATGGAGACAAGAATCGGGGGAAAGAGCTTGGTGGTTGGATGCAAACGATAGTGTTCCGTCGGAGGAATCGAAGAAGCAATCGTCTATGGCGTCTCCTGTTTCGAAACGAGAGTCGAGTCGTTCCAGTACTCGGTCCAACGAACGAAGAAATCGACTCAGGCACCAGCAATCCGGCGAACAAGCATGGTGGATGAACGACAATCCTGAGAACGTACCTGAAGGAGTCGAAGTCATTCCTGTCGCTACAACGCCTACGCAAAAAAATAATAGCTACAATGATGAAGTGGACGACAGTCAAACGTACAACAGAAGTATAAATAAAGTCAGGCATATCGAGTCTGGTGAGAAGCCATGGTGGATGGATAGCTCGTCAAACGTTCCTGACGGTGTCGTTAAGATTCCTATAGAAACGTCGAACAGCACCTCCGATTCCTCCGAATcgttcgagaaaatcgatatTGGCGTTAACCCTGAACCTGAGATATACGCGAAGAGAAACCTTTCTAGATTCCCTATCGAGtttccgccaccgccgcccGATGAGCCGCTTGGGGATCGCGCCAGTCCTGAAGGG GTGGAGAATCCTCCAGATCCGCCTGACAACTATGGCGGACGCGATTCGCCTTACGACAATGTTCAGACGACACCCCGAAGATCGTCGCCAAGGAAACGACCTTCCACGTTACCATTGTTCATCGGCCAGCACACCAACATCGACGATTTATTGGGCGACGCGACCACCTTGTGTCCAAGCCCTGTCTTGTCTCGAATTCGTAAACGCGAACGCATCGGCGAGG ATTCGGCAGAAGAGAGTTCAGAATGCGAAGAGATAGACGCCACCCAAGTGATCATCCACGACAGCACTCCGCAGACACCGGTGATACAACGACGACATCG GGACAACGAGAGACCTCAACCCG